TTGTCGCTCATTTGAGAGATGACCACAAAGTGGACATGCACACAGGATGCACTTTCAATCACCGCTATGTTAAGTCAAATCCCCGTGAAGTAGAAAATGCTACATGGATGTTGACAGTGAGTCTGACATTTTTTCGTATTCTTTGGTTTTGTTTTGTTGGGTAGTGGTAATAATAATGCAGTTATTTCTATGAGAAATGAAGCATCGACACTTTGATGGGGTGTGTGTGTTTTGCATCAAGCTGGTATCATATAATTGCTTTTTGTTACTCTAATGTGAACACGATCAAGCTCCCTGTGCTGTCCTGCTTAGTTTCCGGACAAGATCTTGACCTTCCCATTCAGCAGATCTCCTTGAATTCTACATAAGTGGGATTAGTTCATTAATCTCTGTCAGTTTCGTGCATTGGCAGGTATTCAATTGTTTTGGACAATGTTTTTGCCTTCATTTTGAAGCATTTCAGCTTGGGATGGCCCCTGTTTACATGGCTTTTCTACGCTTTATGGGTGATGAAAATGATGCCCGCAACTACAGCTATAGTTTAGAGGTAGGAGCAAACGGCAGAAAACTCATATGGGAGGGTACCCCAAGAAGCATTAGAGATAGCCATCGTAAAGTCAGGGATAGTCATGATGGTCTTATTATTCAACGAAACATGGCACTTTTCTTCTCTGGAGGTGACAAGAAGGAGCTTAAGCTCAGAGTTACCGGAAGAATATGGAAAGAGCAACAGAATCCAGAAGCTGGGGTGTGCATACCAAATCTTTGTAGTTAAATCTTGAAGTAATTATGTGTGCTTTGGCTTGTGTTTTTGTGtggtttatttgtttttgtggGATGATACATGACCGTGTTGTGTGTTGCAGAAGTTTATGCTTGTTAATGTATCAAATGTTTTATCACTGCATTTGGCTGCCCAAGTTTTAAGTCAAATTAACCGCATTCCTGTTTTGCTCTCTttacaatgaattttttttaagattttctaaTCAATTTTGACATCCATCTTTCTGATTATTTGCTTGATTTTCAAAGGCTTATAACCATAAATACACTGGAAGATACAGAAACGCATTAAATTagattttcagaaaatattaaTCATCCCCCACAAGTTCATCTCATAGATAATAATATTACAATGACGATAAAAAAAACTACCAAGGACACCCTCATACCACCATATCAAGCTGTAACCCGTTCACTTGCAAGATTTCTTTCAGCTACCACCATTTCTTCTTCAGCATCTCCAATGGCAGAGATAACCTCTGCAGAAGCTTCATGAGCTTCATCTTTTCCCTTCAGGAGTTCCCCGTTTGCAGAAAGTGGTGCCACCTCAGAACCCGCTGGTAACCCATCTTCTGTTTCGTTATTCTCACCATCTTTGTTACCCAACAATTTAGAAGGTAGCAATGAGGCAATTGCAGCCCTAGCACTGGCCTTGGCTCTTTCAGCTTCTTCTGCCACTTTAGCCGCTGCCGCAGCCTTCTCCCTTTCTATTTCCAATTTAAGATTCGTCACCACATCCTCTTTACCTTCTTTCCTCAACCACTCTCGAACAAACTCCTCAACTTCCTCAGTTAATTCATTTTGATCCTCCCTCAACATGCCATCTACGATCTTAAGCACTTCCTCATGCTTACCAGCCTTGAACAAAACATTCATGATGAACTTATAAGCATCATCATTCATCTTCAGCTTGGGCTGCATCAAATCAAAAAAAGACTTTGCCTCATCAACCTTACCAACCTTAATCAAACCATCCACCAACCGGTTATAGACTCCCAAGCTAGGCCTCAAC
The DNA window shown above is from Primulina huaijiensis isolate GDHJ02 chromosome 12, ASM1229523v2, whole genome shotgun sequence and carries:
- the LOC140989207 gene encoding E3 ubiquitin-protein ligase SINAT5-like codes for the protein MATIEMENVECVSASDVIEDEEIQSSVSSHPHPQQYSSKPRNVVPTSVHELLECPVCTNSMYPPIHQCHNGHTLCSTCKTRVHNRCPTCRQELGDIRCLALEKVAESLDLPCKYYSLGCPEIFPYYNKLKHEGVCNFRPYNCPYAGSECAVTGDIPYLVAHLRDDHKVDMHTGCTFNHRYVKSNPREVENATWMLTVFNCFGQCFCLHFEAFQLGMAPVYMAFLRFMGDENDARNYSYSLEVGANGRKLIWEGTPRSIRDSHRKVRDSHDGLIIQRNMALFFSGGDKKELKLRVTGRIWKEQQNPEAGVCIPNLCS